GAGCTGTGGGAGCGGCGGGCCGAGGTCGACCCCGACGACGCCGACGCCCGCCGTGCCGTGCTCGACGCCGTCACCCTGCTCGACACGGGCGAGGCGAGGGTGGCCGAGATCGTCGACGGCGAGGTCGTCGTCCACCAGTGGCTGAAGGAGGCGATCCTGCTGCTATTCCGCCTCGCCCGGATGGACACGACGACGATCGGCCCCTTCGAGTACGCCGACAAGATCCCGCTGAAGGGCGGCTTCGAGCGCCTCGGCGTCCGCGTCGTCCCAGGTGCGTCGGCCCGCTTCGGGGCGTTCCTCGACCGGGGCGTCGTGCTGATGCCGAGCTATGTGAACATCGGGGCCCGGGTCGGCGCCCGCACGATGGTCGACACGTGGGCGACGGTCGGCTCGTGCGCCCAGATCGGCGCCGACGTCCACCTCTCCGGCGGGGTCGGCATCGGCGGGGTGCTCGAGCCGCCGCAGGCCGCACCGGTCGTCATCGAGGACGAGGTGATGATCGGGAGCCGGTCGATGATCACCCAGGGCGCCCGGGTCGGGCGGGGCAGCGTGCTCGGCGAGGGCGTGATCCTCAACCCGTCGATCCCGGTGATCGACGCGGAGACCGGCGACGAGCTCGGTCGGGGCGTCGTGCCGCCGTGGTCCGTCGGCATCCAGGCGTCGCGGCGGCGCCAGTTCCCGGGCGGCGAGTTCGGCCTGCCGTGCGTGCTCGTGCTTCGGCGGCTCACCGAGGGCGAGCGC
This genomic stretch from Acidimicrobiales bacterium harbors:
- a CDS encoding 2,3,4,5-tetrahydropyridine-2,6-dicarboxylate N-succinyltransferase, with translation MADLRATIEELWERRAEVDPDDADARRAVLDAVTLLDTGEARVAEIVDGEVVVHQWLKEAILLLFRLARMDTTTIGPFEYADKIPLKGGFERLGVRVVPGASARFGAFLDRGVVLMPSYVNIGARVGARTMVDTWATVGSCAQIGADVHLSGGVGIGGVLEPPQAAPVVIEDEVMIGSRSMITQGARVGRGSVLGEGVILNPSIPVIDAETGDELGRGVVPPWSVGIQASRRRQFPGGEFGLPCVLVLRRLTEGERHDKARLNDILRTHEVSVS